The genomic DNA CAAAGCTACCGATATTTGAAATGTATTACACGACAATGTGGCCTGTGATCTGCTGCAGATATCCGTGTCTTTCATGTACACAACCATCACTCCAGCCGACGAGCAAGCAGCCGCAAGTGATAGAATCGCCGTCACCTATTTCCAtatcatattatattatattaaattCCAAAACTTCAAAATCAGTTTTCTAGCAACGGTTGACATCAAATAACCGAAGAATAAATAAACGAATTGTTATGATGGTGATAAAGAGTTATTTGAAGGTTAAAAGGCGATGTTACTGACCCAGTCACCGATCACAAGGAGGCTCAAGACGATGTGATTGTGAAGGTCTTTTTTTAACCTTAGAGCATGAATATCGAGGCAGGCAAGCCCGAAACTCCACAACACTTGCAGTCCCATTGCTGCAATTAGAAAGCTGAAATCAACCAACAATAAGTTAAAGCATttacacattttttttttttttttgaattttaataaattttcattccaatcatcagggcaaattacataaggatagcaggtagacgagcaacaaactgcgccgccatccctttctgaatagaaaaccctaatctactaaaaacaaagcctcgcccctgagggatcgaaaagttgttgtggaccacacgctgaactctagacAAGAACCGAACTGCCTCTGGCGCCAAGGAGCTgaacgtgtcaaacgccaggaggacaaaggcatgctgattatcctcacaagctttcgcgAATGCTAAATCTGGCAGGTTTGCCAAATTTGCGGAATTCTGGTATGACAGTTGGGCTCGTAACTCATAGCCCAAGTTATGCCCGTGTTAATGTTTGGGCTGATCCGCATTAGAGTCTGCCAACTCTTGGATCTGCTCCTCATCACATACCAACAAAAGGGTGCATTCGGTAGCGTCTTCAACCATTTATACTATATAAGAGTCAACCTCACCCATACTAAAATCGTGCTCATTGACCCGTTACTCAACCCTCAGCCCGGCCCGGCCCGGCCCGTTACAAATCAACTAGACAGTGTATGTATATCTAATATATGCATCAATCATCAAAGAATTCCAAAACTTTACTCTGTGATCACAAATCAAGAAAGCACTCCACCACAATTACTTCAACCTATCCTTAcaactagggctgcaaacgaaccgaacgaacacgaacaagacctagttcgtgttcgtttgttaagaaatatatgtgttcccgaaccgttcacgaacacttatcgaatgagattttatgttcgtgttcgtttgttaaggaaatgaacttgttcgtgtttgtttgtgtttgtttgttaattttaggcaacgaacaaaaacgaacgttgacgaacacaaatgagcacaaactaatgttcatgaacacaaacgaacacaaacaatagtttatgaacagaatatataatacactgacacttattagatatttaatttgtcggaattttgaagtatttaaataaatataaaaactaaaaacactaatgaactatcgaacacaaatgaacatgttaccgaacgttcatgaacatagaCGAACGAACatgacctctgttcatgtttgttcatttaactaaacgaacgaaatttcttgttcgtgttcgtttgtttaataaatgaacgaacacaaacaaacttcccgccaaacggttcacgaactgttcgccgaacgtttgattcgtttgcagccctacttaCAACCCTAGAACTGAAATCCATCTCTTGATGTTTTAACCATTAAACTATATATTATAACTTATAAACAATTTCacaaaaaaaacaatttta from Helianthus annuus cultivar XRQ/B chromosome 7, HanXRQr2.0-SUNRISE, whole genome shotgun sequence includes the following:
- the LOC110868869 gene encoding CASP-like protein 5B1 gives rise to the protein MKYLFGSPGKVSGLVLRMGQCLFAAASLALMASASGFTTATSFCFLIAAMGLQVLWSFGLACLDIHALRLKKDLHNHIVLSLLVIGDWVTAILSLAAACSSAGVMVVYMKDTDICSRSQATLSCNTFQISVALAFVAWFLLAVSSYVMFWLLATI